In Camelina sativa cultivar DH55 chromosome 16, Cs, whole genome shotgun sequence, a single window of DNA contains:
- the LOC104750711 gene encoding nudix hydrolase 1: MATGEKAIPRVAVVVFILNGNSILLGRRRSSIGHSTFALPGGHLEFGESFEECAAREVMEETGLKIEKMKLLTVTNNVFKEAPKPSHYVSVSMRAVLVDPSQEPKNMEPEKSEGWDWYDWENLPTPLFWPLEKLFKSGFNPFTHGGCGGN, from the exons ATGGCGACAGGAGAAAAAGCGATACCAAGAGTCGCCGTCGTAGTTTTCATCCTCAACGGCAACTCAATCTTGTTAGGTCGTCGACGTTCCTCAATCGGCCACTCCACCTTCGCTCTTCCCGGCGGCCATCTCGAAttcg GTGAGAGCTTCGAAGAGTGTGCAGCGAGAGAAGTAATGGAGGAAACGGGTCTAAAGATCGAAAAGATGAAGCTCTTGACAGTTACAAACAATGTTTTCAAAGAAGCACCGAAGCCATCGCACTACGTCTCTGTTTCGATGCGTGCGGTGCTTGTGGATCCGAGTCAAGAACCGAAGAATATGGAACCGGAGAAGAGTGAAGGATGGGATTGGTATGATTGGGAGAATCTACCAACGCCTTTGTTTTGGCCACTTGAGAAGTTGTTCAAAAGTGGATTCAATCCTTTCACTCATGGTGGTTGTGGTGGAAACTGA
- the LOC104750712 gene encoding glutathione S-transferase Z1-like gives MAYSDEDKKEMLRLYSYWRSSCGHRVRIALTLKGIEYEYIAVNLLKGHQFNPDFQKINPMGTVPVLVDGDVVITDSFAIIMYLDEKYPEPPLLPRDLHKRALNYQAASIISSGIQPLQNLAVIRYIEEKTNAEEKIAWVNNAIRKGYTALEKLLVNCAGKYATGDEVYLADLFLATQIHAAEIKFNIDVEPYPTLAKCYESYKKLSVFEDAVPAKQPDAPASSSN, from the exons ATG GCTTACTCCGACGAAGATAAGAAGGAGATGCTGAGACTATATTCCTACTGGAGAAGCTCGTGTGGCCATCGGGTGCGAATAGCCCTCActttaaaag ggatTGAGTATGAGTATATAGCAGTGAATTTGCTCAAGGGTCATCAATTCAATCCAG atttccagaagatcaATCCAATGGGTACTGTGCCAGTGCTTGTGGATGGAGATGTTGTGATCACTGATTCTTTTGCCATTATAATG TATCTTGATGAGAAGTATCCTGAGCCACCTTTGTTACCTCGTGACCTCCATAAACGAGCTTTAAATTAccag GCTGCGAGTATTATTTCCTCTGGTATACAGCCTCTTCAAAACCTAGCTGTTATC AGGTATATAGAGGAAAAGACAAATGCTGAGGAGAAGATTGCTTGGGTTAATAACGCTATAAGAAAAGGATATACTG CTCTGGAGAAACTGTTGGTGAATTGCGCTGGAAAATATGCCACTGGTGATGAAGTTTACTTG GCTGATCTTTTTCTAGCAACCCAAATCCACGCAGCAGAGATCAAATTCAATATCGATGtg GAACCGTATCCAACTCTTGCAAAGTGTTACGAGTCATACAAGAAACTGTCTGTGTTTGAAGATGCAGTCCCAGCGAAACAGCCAGATGCTCCAGCTTCCAGCTCCAACTAA